A genomic region of Aeropyrum pernix K1 contains the following coding sequences:
- a CDS encoding TIGR00304 family membrane protein has translation MAEWGWLVAAGFLLIFLGVFLVFIGVFASAVQGGGRVEGGGVVVVGPIPIVFGSSERMFLLSAIIGLVFMILAIALVLLARKGV, from the coding sequence GTGGCTGAGTGGGGGTGGCTTGTTGCCGCTGGTTTTCTGCTGATATTTCTCGGCGTGTTCCTCGTCTTTATTGGTGTCTTTGCCTCGGCTGTTCAGGGTGGGGGTAGGGTTGAGGGTGGGGGGGTTGTGGTTGTAGGCCCTATTCCTATAGTGTTTGGTAGTAGTGAGAGGATGTTCCTCTTATCAGCGATTATCGGCCTTGTGTTCATGATTCTTGCTATTGCTCTAGTGCTCCTCGCTAGGAAGGGTGTCTAG